Proteins from one Setaria italica strain Yugu1 chromosome V, Setaria_italica_v2.0, whole genome shotgun sequence genomic window:
- the LOC101754092 gene encoding putative disease resistance protein RGA1, with protein MAEGVVASSIVKEVLAKIGSSIWAEVALLRSFRADLRTMERDLTTIRDVLFDAEKRGGGGDSAIRDWLRRLRDVAHDIDDLLDECRTDLCASHQRNNTACGIATNLCFLRSLAMARRLRSLSRELDAVASGRDRLRLNPGIHPPAHPSAPPRRETISMVDESKTVGRTADKEKLMRLVLDAASDEDVSVIPIVGFGGLGKTTLAQLVFNDRRANDEVFDPRIWVSMSVGSSLRTLVQPTVSATKDKEMCDLDNLDAVASFLSRSFTGTKFLLVLDDVWNENQEEWEKLRMLLKDGKRGSKIIVTTRSRKVAMMVRTVPPFVLKGLSDDDCWELFRCKAFEEGEEALHPNLVNVGREIVQKCGGVPLAAKALGSMLRFSKSEQSWVDVKDSEIWQMEKEDTILPSLKLSYDQMPPGVKQCFAYCSVFPRNYEIDRDKLIQQWIALGFVEPAKYGSQSVFNRATDCFEHLLWMSFLEEVEELDLSKKELEEDVNVKYKIHHLVHDLAQSVAGDEVQAINFNQDNGHSEPCRYVSLDADMEVPEPEVLQSMLHKVRAFHSWGYDLDINLVLHARCLRVLDLRGSPMIELPRSIGKLKHLRYLDISSSPIKTLPNSISSLHNLHTLHLSNCSDLCVLPMSICSLQNLQILNLSACSFHSLPDSIGHLKYLQNLNMSFCNFLETLPNSIGELQSLQTLNFKGCGKLESLPDAICNLQKLQYLILSQCGILQSLPKNIGNLSNLLHLNLSQCNDLKSIPDSICRITRLHTLNMSHCSSLPEIPASIGSLKELQFLILSHHSSSLSLPISTGHLPNLQTLDLSWNIGLEELPESIGNLHNLKILILFQCWSLCKIPNSISNLVMLERLNLDGCEQLTMLPDGIISLNNLKHLRNDQCQSLERLPHGFGQWTKLETLSLLIIGDRYSNIAELENLNLLTGELRIECRSYKKDLAIDAKRANLRIKRKLSSLTLLWTGSCFCVDVTTVETFLEVLVPPENLEVLEIDGYRGTKFPSWMMKSMELLLPNLVSLSLSNICDCNCLPPLGHLPYLQSLQLRHITGVGSMGSEVPVEINRSALYQSLKELHFEDMPNLEIWPTSSSMDHKDSQSESLFMFPVLKTVTVKECPKLRPTPCLPDAIADLSVSSSSEMVSSGRISRPSSSVSASLLRRLWIKSCHVSSDEWTLLQHRPKLEDLVIEYCETLRVLPEAIRSLGTLRSLKVLNCAELEALPEWLGELVTVESLEISCCPRLASLPKGLQRLTELKELTITDCSSVLSQRCTKDTGRDWFKICHVPSIVVS; from the coding sequence ATGGCGGAAGGAGTTGTTGCCTCGAGCATCGTCAAGGAGGTGCTGGCCAAGATCGGCTCCTCGATTTGGGCCGAGGTCGCCCTCCTGAGGAGCTTCAGGGCCGACCTGAGGACCATGGAGCGCGACCTCACCACCATACGGGATGTCCTCTTCGACGCCGAgaagcgaggcggcggcggcgacagcgccATCCGCGACTGGCTCCGCAGGCTCAGGGACGTCGCCCACGACATCGACGACCTCCTCGACGAGTGCCGCACCGACCTCTGCGCTTCGCACCAGCGCAACAACACGGCGTGCGGCATCGCCACCAACCTCTGCTTCCTCCGCTCCCTCGCCATGGCGCGCAGGCTGAGGTCCCTGAGCCGCGAGCTGGACGCCGTCGCCTCCGGGAGGGACAGGCTGCGCCTGAACCCCGGCATCCACCCGCCGGCCCACCCGTCCGCGCCTCCCAGGCGCGAGACCATCTCCATGGTCGACGAGTCCAAGACGGTGGGGCGAACCGCCGACAAGGAGAAGCTTATGCGGCTGGTCCTCGACGCCGCCAGCGACGAGGACGTGTCCGTGATCCCCATAGTCGGCTTCGGCGGCCTCGGCAAGACGACGCTCGCGCAGTTGGTGTTCAACGACCGGCGGGCCAACGACGAGGTGTTCGACCCCCGGATCTGGGTCTCCATGTCCGTCGGCTCCAGCCTCCGGACGCTGGTCCAGCCGACCGTGAGCGCAACCAAGGACAAGGAGATGTGCGACCTCGACAACCTCGACGCCGTCGCGAGCTTCCTTTCACGGTCGTTCACGGGGACTAAGTTCCTGCTTGTTCTTGACGACGTGTGGAACGAGAACCAGGAGGAGTGGGAGAAGCTGCGGATGCTCCTCAAGGATGGCAAGCGTGGCAGCAAGATCATCGTGACGACACGGAGCAGGAAGGTCGCCATGATGGTGCGCACGGTACCGCCATTCGTGCTCAAGGGCCTCTCCGACGACGACTGCTGGGAGCTATTCAGATGCAAGGCATtcgaggaaggggaagaggcTTTGCATCCAAATCTAGTCAATGTGGGCAGAGAGATTGTTCAGAAATGTGGCGGTGTGCCATTAGCGGCGAAGGCGCTTGGGAGCATGTTGAGGTTCAGTAAGAGTGAGCAATCATGGGTGGATGTTAAGGACagtgagatatggcagatggagaAGGAAGATACGATCTTGCCGTCTCTAAAACTCAGCTATGACCAGATGCCACCTGGTGTGAAGCAATGCTTTGCTTATTGTTCAGTATTTCCAAGGAATTACGAGATTGACAGGGACAAGCTTATTCAGCAATGGATTGCTCTTGGGTTTGTTGAACCTGCAAAGTATGGTAGTCAATCAGTTTTCAATAGAGCGACTGACTGTTTCGAGCATTTGTTGTGGATGTCATTCCTTGAAGAAGTAGAGGAGCTTGATTTATCAAAGAAAGAATTAGAGGAAGATGTCAATGTTAAGTACAAGATTCATCATTTGGTGCATGACCTTGCACAATCTGTTGCAGGGGATGAAGTTCAGGCGATCAATTTCAACCAAGATAATGGTCACTCTGAACCATGCCGCTATGTATCACTGGATGCTGACATGGAAGTGCCTGAACCTGAAGTTCTCCAAAGCATGCTTCACAAAGTGCGTGCCTTCCATTCATGGGGATATGATCTTGACATCAATTTGGTTCTTCATGCTAGGTGCTTGCGAGTACTAGATTTACGAGGCAGTCCGATGATCGAACTGCCTCGATCAATTGGAAAATTGAAACACCTGAGGTACTTGGATATTTCTTCATCCCCTATCAAAACTCTGCCCAATTCCATCAGCAGCCTCCACAATTTGCATACTCTACACTTGTCCAATTGCAGCGATCTTTGTGTTCTTCCCATGTCAATATGCAGCCTTCAAAATCTACAGATCTTGAATCTTTCAGCCTGTAGCTTCCATTCCTTACCAGATTCGATTGGTCATCTCAAGTACCTGCAAAATCTGAATATGTCATTTTGCAATTTTCTTGAGACATTACCAAACTCCATTGGTGAACTCCAAAGCTTGCAGACCTTGAATTTTAAAGGTTGTGGTAAGCTCGAAAGTCTTCCTGATGCTATATGCAACCTCCAAAAATTGCAATATTTGATCCTTTCTCAGTGTGGAATTCTCCAATCATTGCCCAAAAATATTGGAAACCTCTCAAACTTATTGCACCTGAATTTATCACAATGCAATGATCTCAAGTCAATCCCAGACTCAATATGCCGCATAACACGCCTGCATACATTGAATATGTCTCATTGTAGTAGTCTACCAGAAATACCAGCATCAATTGGTAGCCTTAAAGAACTTCAATTTCTTATTTTGTCACATCATTCAAGCAGCTTGTCACTGCCCATATCAACCGGTCATCTACCAAACCTGCAGACCCTGGATCTCTCATGGAATATTGGTCTGGAGGAACTGCCTGAATCAATTggcaatcttcataatttgAAGATCCTGATCTTGTTCCAGTGCTGGAGCCTTTGCAAGATTCCTAACTCCATATCCAACCTTGTGATGCTGGAGAGGTTGAACCTTGATGGATGCGAACAGCTGACCATGCTACCAGATGGCATAATAAGCCTCAACAATTTAAAGCACCTGAGAAATGACCAATGCCAATCTTTGGAGAGGCTGCCTCATGGATTTGGGCAATGGACGAAACTCGAAACATTGTCCTTGCTTATTATAGGTGACAGATATAGCAATATTGCGGAGCTAGAGAACCTCAATCTTTTAACTGGTGAGCTGAGGATTGAATGCAGGTCATATAAGAAGGATCTGGCAATTGATGCCAAGAGAGCAAACTTAAGAATCAAGAGAAAACTAAGCAGCCTCACCTTGTTATGGACTGGTTCATGTTTCTGTGTGGATGTAACAACTGTTGAAACATTTCTTGAAGTTCTTGTGCCACCTGAAAACCTTGAGGTCCTCGAGATAGATGGCTACAGGGGCACTAAGTTTCCCAGCTGGATGATGAAGAGCATGGAGTTGTTGCTTCCAAATCTTGTATCCCTCAGTTTGAGCAACATCTGTGATTGCAATTGCCTTCCACCCCTTGGGCATCTTCCTTATCTCCAGTCTCTTCAGCTCCGCCATATCACCGGTGTTGGTAGTATGGGCTCTGAAGTACCTGTGGAAATAAACAGAAGTGCTCTATACCAATCATTGAAGGAACTCCACTTTGAAGACATGCCCAACCTGGAGATTTGGCCAACTTCATCATCAATGGATCACAAGGACAGCCAATCCGAATCATTATTCATGTTTCCTGTTCTGAAAACTGTCACTGTAAAAGAATGTCCAAAGCTGAGACCAACGCCGTGCCTGCCAGATGCTATAGCAGATTTATCGGTGTCAAGTAGTAGTGAGATGGTATCATCCGGGAGGATTTCCCGGCCGTCATCCTCGGTATCCGCATCGCTTCTGAGGAGACTCTGGATTAAAAGTTGCCATGTTTCATCCGATGAATGGACGCTGCTGCAGCACAGACCAAAGCTCGAGGATCTGGTGATCGAGTACTGCGAAACGCTACGCGTCCTGCCTGAGGCCATCCGGTCTCTCGGTACCCTGCGGAGCCTGAAGGTTTTGAACTGCGCTGAGCTGGAAGCCCTTCCAGAATGGCTGGGCGAGCTTGTAACGGTTGAATCTCTGGAGATAAGCTGCTGCCCGAGGCTGGCCTCGCTGCCAAAGGGCCTGCAACGCTTGACTGAGCTGAAGGAGCTGACCATCACTGACTGCAGCTCTGTGCTGAGTCAGAGATGCACTAAAGATACAGGCAGGGACTGGTTCAAGATATGCCATGTTCCAAGCATCGTAGTCTCATAA